The stretch of DNA CGGCGGCGGGTCGTCGGCGCTGTTCGCCCGCTCCCCTGGTGAGGACGGGCTGAAGAAGCGCAACCGCAACGGCGGGGAGAGGGAGCGCCCCGTCCCCAACGGCCTGGCGGTCACCGCGGTCTCCGGCGACACGCTGGCCGCCGGGCCGGGGCCGGACCGGCTGCCGCGCTCGCTGCCGCCGTCCGCGACGCCGCGCACCGCCCAGGCCGGCCCGGACCGCGAGCTCGCCGTGGGTGCCCCGTGACCGCAGCGGCACACCCGGCGCCGGCCGGCAGCGGTTCTCCTGGTAGATATCGGGCGGCCATTTCGACGGCTCCGATAGGAGAACATGAACCGGTCAGACGACGACCCACCGTCCTACCTCGAACTGGCGGCCTGCGCGGCGACGGTGCTGTGCTGGGCGGCGGCCGCCTGGCTGCTGCTCGGACCGCTGCCGTGGCACCTTTCAGACGAGTTCTCACGGGCCTGCGGGTTGATGGGCGAAGCATTCACCTTCTCCGACGGACTCCCCGAGTCCGAGGAGTGCTTCTCGGCCGGGCTGGCGCAGCTGCGGACCGCCGTGCTGTGGATACTGGCGTCACTGCCCTTCGCCGGAGTCTGGGCGAAGCTGCACTTCACCCGGGCTATCGGGTGACGTGGCGCCGTCCGCGCCCGGGCGGGACGGTGCGGTGGGCCGCTCAGCCGATCGCCCCGACGACCAGTGACCCGACCACCGGTGCCATGTACAGCAGCGGGAACGGCACGTGCGCGTAGGAGCGCGCCCGGAGGACCGTGATGACGGCGCCGGTGAAGTACAGCACCAGCGCGGCGCCGGCCAGGACGCCGATCACCGGGACGGCCAGACCGACCAGCAGGCCCGCCGCCCCGGCCGCCTTGGCAGCGCCGAGCCAGGGCCACCAGGAGGCCGGGATCCCGTACTCGGCCAGCGGCCCGACGACCCACTCGGCCCGGATGAAGATCGAGAGCGCCGAGAACCCGACCATGGCGGCGGCGAGGACGGTGACGGCGATGTAGGTCGTGGACATGGGGAACGCTCCTCCATCGGCTCGCGGACGCCGGTCCGGGTCCGCTCCGGCGGGGCCTGTCCGGCCCCCTTCACCTCCCTGACGGAGCGCGCCGAGCGTTCGTGACGGCCTGATGCCGGGCGACGGTCCGGAGAAGCCGCGGCGCGAAGCGCGGAGGGCGGGAAGACGGAGAGGAGCGGAGGAAGCGGACCTCGGGCGAGCGGAGCCCGGGTAGCGGCTCCCGGGCGTCCGGGGAGGCGTCAGGGGATCGGGGTGATCTCCCTGCCCCAGCCCCAGCCGGCCATGAGGTCGTAGACGATGGCCTGGCGGTAGCCGGCCGGGGCCATGTGCCCCTTGCTGAGCAGGTCGCCGACGGCGGAGACGATCCAGGTGTCGACGAGCGTGCGGTCGCCGCGCGTCCGCCAGACGAAGTGGTCGCCCTGCCGGTTGCGGATGTAGCCGCAGGGAGGGACCCCGGTGGGGGCGCGGACGCAGCAGGTGCGCTCTTCGTCCGGGGGCGTCAGCGCGGCCACGGCGGCCGTCCCTGGTCGACGGCGGCCAGGTACTCCTCCGCTTCGGAGCGCGGGTAGCCGATCTCGTCCTGGAGGAGTTGGAGCGCGAAGTGCCGCGCGCCCCATCCGAGGACGACCTCGGTTCCGCGGAGGATCCGGTAGCAGTAGGGCTCGCAGACGGACACCCGGATGAGCGCCACGCCGCCGGGGAGGTTCAGGGTCGTTTTGCGTGCGGTGACCGTTAGGGCAGCCTTGACCATCACGGCTCCTCGAATGGTTTCGGAGCATATGGACGAATTCGTCGCGCTCGCCGTTTCATGATTCAAGGCTTGCAGCACTGCCTCCCACCTGCCATAGAAGCTACACCTCTGTAGCGAGTTAGTCACCGGTGTAGAGCGCTGAAAATAATTGTGCAATGCTGTTCAGCATGCAGAGCGACAAGAGCGAACACCGAAGGAAACAGATTCGTCGATGGGGCGGAGAGCTTCGCCGCTTGAGAGAGCTTGCAGGATTCACCCAGGCAGAGCTGGGAGATTCCGTGGGTTACAGCGGCCCACAGATCAGCGCCTTGGAGCGGGGAACAAGACGGCCGAGCCGAAAGGCCATCGAAAAGCTGGACGGCTCACTTTCTACTGGCGGAGCGCTCGCACGACTATGGGTCGAGTTGCACGAGCCCCCAGATGTCCCCGAGCCCTGGCGGGACTTCCTGATCGTCGAACGTGAGTCGGTAGAGATCAGGGAGTACGCGGGGATGATCATCCCCGGCCTGGCCCAGACTTCCGATTATGCCCGCGGAGTACTCCATCCCGGCCGGGAGCCTCTGGAGGATGAGGAGACTGAAGAGCTGGTACGCGTTCGACTGGAGCGTCTGGGACGCCTACGGTCAGACGTCAGAGTCTGGATGGTCATAGAGGAGGCCGTCCTTCGCAGGGTGGTACGATCCCCTCGCGTGCAGGCAGAGGCATTGGCACACCTGGCTGACCTGGCCGAGACGCGGCGGGTCCGGGTCGCCATCATTCCTTCAGAGGCGCCTCTGCGCCCAGCACTAGCAGGCTCTTTCCGAGTGGCGCGGGTGTCGGACGGGCGCATGCTGGCGTTCGCCGAATACGTCGGCGGCGAAACACTCATCACCCAGAGCAATAAAGTGGGCGAGCTACTCGGATATTTCGGCGACCTTCAGGCAGATTCTCTCTCTACAGAAGAATCTGTAAAGCTGATTCGAAAGGTAGAAGGCGAACTTCGATGAACGACTGGCACAAGTCCAGCTACAGCGACAGAGGCGCGAACTGCGTCGAGGTCGCCGAAGGCACCGAAACCCTCGTCCGCGACACCCAGAACCGCGAACTCGGACACCTCACCTTCCCCGCCCGCGAATGGGCCGCACTCCTCGCCCGGATCGACCGCCTCTGAGCGCTCCGAGCAGCGGAGCGGCGCCCGCCCCGAGCATCGGGACGGGCGCCGCTCCCTTTCTCTCTGCTCTGGTCCTGCTCTGGTCGAGTCCGTCAGCCGATCTCGCCCAGGGCCTGCTCGATGTCCTTCCACAGGTCCTCGACGTCCTCGATGCCCACGGCCATCCGGACCAGCCCTTCGCCGATCCCCGCCGCGCGCAGCTCCTCCGCGCTCAGCTTGTGGTGCGAAGTGCTGGCCGGGGGCATGACCAGGGTCGCCACCTCCCCCAGGGACGGCGAGAGCCGGGCCAGCCGCAGCCCTTCCGCGAACGCCGCCGCCGCTTCGCGCCCCCCTCCTTCCAGGTCGAAGGAGAGCACCGCTCCCCCGGCCTTGAGGATCCGCGCGCTGACCTCCCGGTCCGGGTGGTCCGGCAGGTCGGGGTGGTGCACGGCCGCGACCGCCGGGTGCCGGGAGAGCCGCTCGGCCAGCTCCCGGGCGTTGTCGCACTGCCGCCGCACCCGCAGCTCCAGGGTGCGCAGCCCGCGCAGGGTCTGCCAGGCGTTGAACGGCGAGGCGACCGCCCCCAGCATGGTCCCCTGGTCCCACACCCGGCGGCGCAGCTCCGCCGAGGCGAAGACCGCGGCCCCGCCCAGCGCGTCGCCGTGCCCGCCCAGGTACTTGCTGGTGGAGTGGATGACCACGTCCGCCCCGTGTTCGAGAGGGCGGCACAGCAGCGGGGTGGCGAACGTGTTGTCGACGACGGTGGTGACGCCCCTGCCGCGCACGGCCGCCGCCAGCGCCGGCAGGTCGCCGACCCGGGTGGTCGGGTTGGCGATGGTCTCCAGGTACAGCACCCGGGTGTCGGGGCGCAGCAGCGCGCGGACCTCCTCCGGGTCGGCGCCGGAGACGCGGTCCACCTCCACGCCCCAGCGCGCCTGCAGGTCGGCCAGGAGCCCGTGGGTGCCGCCGTACAGCGAGCTCTGCGCGATGACGTGGTCGCCGGAGCCGGCCAGCGCGGTGAGCACGGTGCTGATCGCGCCCATCCCGGACCCGTACGCCAGCGCCCCCTCGCCCCCCTCCAGGTCGGCGAGGGCGTCCTCCAGCGTGCGGACGGTGGGGTTGCCCATCCGCGCGTACAGGAACGCGGCGTCCGGCCCGTCGAACGCGCCGACCAGCGCCTCCGTCGAGTCGAAGACGAACTGGTGGTTGAGGTGGAGGGGGGTCGCCGCCGGGCTGCTGCCCTCCGGCTCGACGACGGGGACGTGCACGGCTCGGGTCGCTGCTTCCTGGCCGCTCGTACGGCGGTTCGCGTGGAGGCTCATGACGTCCATGGCAGCAGTGAATGGTCTATTTTGACAGGGCCAATCGACTCGGAATGGTTTGCGATGAGGACGCGCAGGATCCGCGCACAGGAGCTGGCCGCCCTGCTGGGCTACTGGTCCGCGGGGCGGGGGCCGCTCTACCTGCTGCTCGCCGGCAGGCTGCGGCGGCTGGTCGACGAGGGGGCGCTGCCCACCGGCACCGGCCTGCCGCCCGACCGGGCGCTGGCCGCCGCCCTGGCCGTCGGCCGGACCACGGTGGTGGAGGCCTACGAGGTGCTGCGCCGCGAGGGGCGGATCGAGCGGCGGCAGGGCAGCGGCACCCGGGTCGCCGCGGCGGTGCCGGTCCCCTCGGCCGGGGCCGAGGACACCACCAACCCGTCCTTCCTCCAGCTGCTCGACCCGCCCGCGGGGACCATCGTGCTGAGCTGCGCCGCCCCCGAGCGGCCGCCGCCGGAGGTCGCCCTGGCCTACGCGTCGATCCACCTGGACGAGGGGCTGGGGCTGGGCTACCGCCCCGCCGGCCTGCCCCGGCTGCGCGAGGCGCTGGCCGAGCGCTACCGCGCGGCCGGCGTGCCCACCTCGCCGTCGCAGATCCTGGTGACCACCGGCGGGCAGCAGGCCCTGTCGCTGCTGACCGAGCTGCTGGTCGCCCCGGGCGACGACGTCCTGGTGGAGGCGCCGACCTACTCCGGGGCGCTGGACCTGTTCCGCAAGGCGGGCGCGGTGCTGCGCCCGGTGGCGCGCGGATCCGCGGAGCT from Nocardiopsis composta encodes:
- a CDS encoding DoxX family protein gives rise to the protein MSTTYIAVTVLAAAMVGFSALSIFIRAEWVVGPLAEYGIPASWWPWLGAAKAAGAAGLLVGLAVPVIGVLAGAALVLYFTGAVITVLRARSYAHVPFPLLYMAPVVGSLVVGAIG
- a CDS encoding helix-turn-helix domain-containing protein, translated to MLFSMQSDKSEHRRKQIRRWGGELRRLRELAGFTQAELGDSVGYSGPQISALERGTRRPSRKAIEKLDGSLSTGGALARLWVELHEPPDVPEPWRDFLIVERESVEIREYAGMIIPGLAQTSDYARGVLHPGREPLEDEETEELVRVRLERLGRLRSDVRVWMVIEEAVLRRVVRSPRVQAEALAHLADLAETRRVRVAIIPSEAPLRPALAGSFRVARVSDGRMLAFAEYVGGETLITQSNKVGELLGYFGDLQADSLSTEESVKLIRKVEGELR
- a CDS encoding DUF397 domain-containing protein, whose amino-acid sequence is MNDWHKSSYSDRGANCVEVAEGTETLVRDTQNRELGHLTFPAREWAALLARIDRL
- a CDS encoding trans-sulfuration enzyme family protein translates to MSLHANRRTSGQEAATRAVHVPVVEPEGSSPAATPLHLNHQFVFDSTEALVGAFDGPDAAFLYARMGNPTVRTLEDALADLEGGEGALAYGSGMGAISTVLTALAGSGDHVIAQSSLYGGTHGLLADLQARWGVEVDRVSGADPEEVRALLRPDTRVLYLETIANPTTRVGDLPALAAAVRGRGVTTVVDNTFATPLLCRPLEHGADVVIHSTSKYLGGHGDALGGAAVFASAELRRRVWDQGTMLGAVASPFNAWQTLRGLRTLELRVRRQCDNARELAERLSRHPAVAAVHHPDLPDHPDREVSARILKAGGAVLSFDLEGGGREAAAAFAEGLRLARLSPSLGEVATLVMPPASTSHHKLSAEELRAAGIGEGLVRMAVGIEDVEDLWKDIEQALGEIG